One Ethanoligenens harbinense YUAN-3 genomic window carries:
- a CDS encoding daunorubicin resistance protein DrrA family ABC transporter ATP-binding protein, which translates to MEPIIRVSHFSKSYGDFKAVDDISFCVEEGEIFAFLGPNGAGKSTTINTLCTILDKTAGDMRIGGHDVSAEQSAVRKDIGIVFQESTLDAKLTVEENLRFHCRFYQVPKQEVAERVDFVLDLVDLQEWRKTPVGGLSGGMKRRVEIARALIHYPKVLFLDEPTAGLDPQTRANVWEYIQKLQKQKNITIFLTTHYMDEAEICAHVAIMDHGKIIAFDTPENLKKQYTHSMLIVYGTRLAALETECKAKGFPCEPAKGKWTVTVPDSRAALELLEHNREQVTDFEMTKGTLNDVFLKVTGKEIRV; encoded by the coding sequence ATGGAGCCAATCATCCGGGTCAGCCATTTCAGCAAATCGTATGGCGATTTCAAAGCGGTGGATGACATTTCGTTCTGTGTCGAGGAAGGCGAGATCTTTGCGTTCCTCGGTCCAAACGGCGCGGGCAAGAGTACCACCATCAACACATTATGCACCATTCTGGATAAAACGGCAGGAGACATGCGGATAGGCGGGCATGACGTTTCCGCGGAACAAAGCGCGGTACGCAAAGACATCGGCATTGTTTTTCAGGAATCCACACTGGATGCCAAACTGACCGTGGAGGAAAACCTGCGCTTCCATTGCCGGTTCTATCAGGTACCCAAGCAGGAAGTAGCCGAGCGCGTGGATTTCGTGCTGGACCTGGTGGACCTGCAGGAATGGCGAAAAACGCCGGTAGGCGGCCTGTCCGGCGGTATGAAACGGCGCGTGGAGATCGCGCGCGCGCTCATCCATTATCCAAAGGTCCTGTTTCTGGACGAACCCACCGCGGGTCTGGATCCGCAGACACGCGCAAACGTCTGGGAATACATCCAAAAACTGCAGAAACAGAAGAACATCACCATATTCCTCACCACCCACTATATGGACGAGGCGGAAATCTGCGCGCACGTCGCCATCATGGACCATGGCAAAATCATCGCATTCGATACGCCGGAGAACCTGAAAAAGCAGTATACCCATTCGATGCTGATCGTTTATGGGACGCGGCTTGCCGCCCTGGAGACGGAATGCAAGGCGAAAGGGTTCCCCTGTGAACCGGCAAAAGGAAAATGGACGGTGACCGTACCGGACAGCCGCGCGGCGCTGGAACTGCTGGAACACAACCGGGAACAGGTCACGGATTTTGAAATGACCAAAGGGACGCTCAACGACGTCTTTTTGAAGGTCACAGGGAAGGAGATCCGGGTATGA